In a genomic window of Alistipes sp. ZOR0009:
- a CDS encoding D-alanine--D-alanine ligase translates to MSKKNIAILAGGDSSEAVISFKSAQQLADVIDRSLYNPYTIFIKGAEWTVKQDGVQDISIDKNDFSFQQNGQKVTFDCALMVIHGTPGENGILPAYFDLIRLPYTGCRTFTSALTFDKYATKKYLEDEGVDMARGYMFRKGQQIDTQALVEELGLPMFVKPNASGSSFGVTKVKGADQLQAAIDTAFTEGDSILIEECITGIELGNGLIKTPSKALVFPVTEIVPKKEFFDYEAKYTSGMSEEITPARISEEVTERVQELSSHIYDVLGCRGIVRVDYIYSNDKLYFIEINTIPGMSPASIVPKQVEAMGLQLRDVLTLEIEDAIARF, encoded by the coding sequence ATGAGTAAAAAAAACATTGCCATTTTAGCGGGAGGCGACTCTTCGGAGGCCGTTATCTCCTTTAAGAGCGCCCAACAGCTGGCCGATGTTATCGACCGCAGCTTGTACAACCCTTACACCATATTCATAAAGGGTGCCGAGTGGACTGTAAAGCAGGATGGAGTTCAGGATATCAGCATCGATAAGAATGATTTCTCGTTTCAGCAAAACGGGCAGAAGGTTACCTTCGATTGTGCGCTGATGGTTATTCATGGAACCCCTGGTGAGAATGGTATTCTCCCAGCCTATTTCGACCTAATTCGCCTTCCATATACAGGATGCCGCACCTTTACCTCGGCGCTTACCTTCGATAAGTATGCCACCAAAAAGTACCTCGAGGATGAGGGCGTGGATATGGCTCGTGGCTATATGTTCCGTAAGGGACAGCAAATAGACACCCAGGCGCTGGTTGAGGAGCTAGGTTTACCTATGTTTGTTAAGCCCAATGCTAGCGGTAGCAGCTTTGGCGTTACTAAGGTTAAGGGTGCCGACCAGCTGCAGGCTGCCATCGATACTGCCTTTACCGAGGGCGACAGCATCCTGATCGAGGAGTGCATTACGGGTATCGAGTTGGGCAACGGCCTTATTAAGACGCCAAGCAAGGCGCTTGTATTTCCGGTTACAGAGATTGTTCCTAAGAAGGAGTTTTTTGACTATGAGGCAAAGTACACCTCAGGCATGTCGGAGGAAATCACTCCTGCCCGCATCTCTGAGGAGGTTACCGAGCGTGTTCAGGAACTTTCTTCGCACATCTACGACGTGCTTGGCTGTCGCGGTATTGTGCGTGTAGACTACATCTACAGCAACGATAAGCTCTACTTTATCGAGATTAACACCATTCCAGGGATGAGCCCCGCTAGCATAGTGCCTAAGCAGGTTGAGGCAATGGGCCTTCAGCTGCGCGACGTGCTAACACTCGAAATTGAAGACGCTATTGCTCGATTTTAA